From Natronincola ferrireducens, the proteins below share one genomic window:
- a CDS encoding AbrB/MazE/SpoVT family DNA-binding domain-containing protein, whose protein sequence is MKSTGIVRKVDELGRIVLPIELRRTLNIAEKDALEIYVDGESVLLKKYEPACVFCGNATDITVHKGKNVCKGCIDALGQSQ, encoded by the coding sequence TTGAAATCAACAGGTATTGTAAGAAAGGTAGATGAATTGGGAAGAATTGTACTTCCTATTGAGTTAAGACGTACATTAAACATTGCAGAAAAGGATGCTTTAGAAATTTATGTAGATGGTGAAAGTGTTTTATTGAAAAAATATGAACCTGCTTGTGTTTTCTGTGGTAATGCTACGGATATCACTGTACATAAAGGTAAAAATGTATGTAAAGGATGTATTGATGCCCTAGGACAAAGTCAATAA